Within the Saccharopolyspora gloriosae genome, the region CGCCGAGGTGACTCGCTACTTCGCCGCCTACAACCTGGTGTGCGGCCCGGTGCTCGACGACGAGGAACACCTCATCGGCGCGGTCACGGTGGACGACGTGCTCGACCACCTGCTCCCGGAGAACTGGCGGGAGAGCGGCCTGCCCGACCGGGACGACAAGCCCGCCGCGCACTCCCCGGACGCACCGAAAGCGAGCGACGATGCCTGAACTGCTCTCCCGGCGGCGGCTGGATCAGCCGCGGCCGCCGCGCCGGTTCACCGTGGACTTCGATCCTGAGCTGTTCGGCCAGGTCTCCGAGCGGGTCGCCCGCTTCCTCGGCACCGGGAAGTTCCTGTTCTGGATGACGGTGTTCGTGATCAGCTGGATCGGGATGAACTTGTTCGCGGTGGGACTGAGGTGGGATCCGTACCCGTTCATCCTGCTCAACCTCGCGTTCTCCACCCAGGCCTCGTATGCGGCGCCCTTGATCCTGCTCGCGCAGAACAGGCAGGACGACCGCGACCGCGTCTCGCTGGAGGAGGACCGGGCGCGCGCGGAGCAGACGAAGGCGGATACCGAGTACCTGGCCCGCGAGCTGGCCGCACTGCGGCTGGCCGTCGGCGAGGTCGCCACCCGCGACTACCTGCGCGTCGAGCTGGACCGGCTGCGCGATGAGCTGCCCGGCACGGAGAGCGCGGTCGCGCGGCGGCGGCGCCAGGGTTCTCCGGACGGTCGCGAGGACGGTCGTCGCGGTGATCCTGAGCCTGGCTGGCACCGTTAATCGGATTATCGGGGTCGAGCTCGGTTCTCAGGCCTGGGCGCGTTGTCCGGGCGGTGCCGGGACGCCGCCCGCTGCGAGTTTCTCGCAGGTGCGGGCGAACTCTTCGAGCTCTCGCGGCTCGGTCACCGAAAGGAAGTACTGGGTCACTCCACCGAGGTGCGTGCTGGATGCGGTCCGCAACCGGGCCTCGCCGACTTCGGTGATCACTGCGAGTACTCCCCTGCCGTCCGAATCGACCCGGACGCGACTGACCAGGCCGATGCGCTCCAGCCGGTCCACCAACCTGGTCACTCCGGACCTGGAGAGCAGCACGGTGTCCGCGAGCTCGGTCATGCGCAGCCTGCGCTCCGGCGCTTCGAACAGCGCATGGAGCACGTCGTAGGCGGCCAACGTGAGCCGCTGCTCGGCGATCAGATCCCCTTCCAGGCAGCGCGTGACACGGGCATGCGCACGCAGGAAGGTCCGA harbors:
- a CDS encoding DUF1003 domain-containing protein, producing the protein MPELLSRRRLDQPRPPRRFTVDFDPELFGQVSERVARFLGTGKFLFWMTVFVISWIGMNLFAVGLRWDPYPFILLNLAFSTQASYAAPLILLAQNRQDDRDRVSLEEDRARAEQTKADTEYLARELAALRLAVGEVATRDYLRVELDRLRDELPGTESAVARRRRQGSPDGREDGRRGDPEPGWHR
- a CDS encoding MarR family winged helix-turn-helix transcriptional regulator; the encoded protein is MTETGLDRLPTRGELLAYRTFLRAHARVTRCLEGDLIAEQRLTLAAYDVLHALFEAPERRLRMTELADTVLLSRSGVTRLVDRLERIGLVSRVRVDSDGRGVLAVITEVGEARLRTASSTHLGGVTQYFLSVTEPRELEEFARTCEKLAAGGVPAPPGQRAQA